Proteins encoded in a region of the Halorussus sp. MSC15.2 genome:
- a CDS encoding metallophosphoesterase encodes MRLLLLNDLHLGPSDDRPAYARPEINEAKFDAIVTAGDVVDENRDHAKSAAGERYERVGRAFYEFLHEEYDLPIVVVPGNHDPLDCVERLTEGLDRAIVAHERVLREADFPDADFEGFALAGWGCEQFDQRPEIRYTEFPGTDPLEDATAATIDHVAAERAVEIETLAGRYLDGDADAGAVADALGIADDDRARLADQLAALERRYEALYSLVTAEERVLFFTHVPPFDVAFDHHHSGSGLRGRIRRGSIALKHAVRRGSPHAVCSGHTHEYGIDTVATVRGDRYAFNAGSPGVAVVEVTTDPAVLNVRTT; translated from the coding sequence ATGCGACTCCTGCTACTCAACGACTTACACCTCGGCCCGAGTGACGACCGACCGGCGTACGCCCGACCCGAAATCAACGAGGCGAAGTTCGACGCCATCGTGACCGCCGGGGACGTCGTGGACGAGAACCGCGACCACGCCAAATCGGCGGCGGGTGAGCGCTACGAGCGAGTCGGCCGAGCGTTCTACGAGTTCCTCCACGAGGAGTACGACCTTCCAATCGTCGTCGTCCCCGGCAACCACGACCCGCTCGACTGCGTCGAGCGCCTGACCGAGGGACTGGACCGGGCTATCGTCGCCCACGAGCGTGTCCTCCGCGAGGCGGACTTCCCGGACGCCGACTTCGAGGGGTTCGCGCTCGCCGGATGGGGGTGCGAACAGTTCGACCAGCGCCCCGAGATTCGGTACACCGAGTTCCCCGGGACGGACCCGCTCGAAGACGCGACGGCGGCGACCATCGACCACGTCGCGGCCGAGCGCGCCGTCGAAATCGAGACGCTCGCGGGCCGGTACCTCGACGGCGACGCGGACGCCGGCGCGGTGGCGGACGCCCTCGGTATCGCGGACGACGACCGAGCGCGTCTGGCCGACCAGTTAGCGGCGCTCGAACGACGGTACGAGGCGCTCTACTCGCTTGTCACCGCCGAGGAACGAGTCCTGTTCTTCACGCACGTCCCTCCGTTCGACGTGGCGTTCGACCACCACCACTCGGGGTCCGGACTCCGGGGACGCATCCGGCGCGGGTCGATAGCGCTCAAGCACGCCGTCCGCCGGGGGAGTCCGCACGCGGTGTGTAGCGGCCACACCCACGAGTACGGCATCGACACCGTCGCGACCGTCCGCGGCGACCGCTACGCGTTCAACGCGGGGTCACCGGGCGTCGCGGTCGTCGAAGTAACGACCGACCCCGCAGTGCTGAACGTTCGGACGACGTGA
- a CDS encoding PKD domain-containing protein yields the protein MMGNRPRTGLATITAVLLVTTAVAGATAVGSTSLVQSAEASAVQSAESIDARILNFNQQTGSFEEGETVRAEVEVRNTGDSRHTFFVGYGVRGPDGNWYNNDDQTGTTVTLDPNEREWVTLSWTVESDAPYGWYDARTSVWAESDRNDLHTRLADESRGSAFEVVEPTNQPPDAEIQCTDTEVAVGDTVTCTADRSSDTDGSVTSYQWEFGGQDTDYGETASHAFDRSGLYSVELTVTDDDGATDRTSVTVSVEDTTDPPSASLSCTPTEVTVGERVECTASGSSDPNGDISTFDWTFGDGTSESGEYVGHTFDEAGTYTVELDVTDETGATDTATGTIRVESAAEPPSASLSCTPTRVTAGETVECTASGSSDPNGDISTFDWTFGDGTGDSGTYASHAFDEAGTYTVELDVADETGATDTVSETIRVEAAAEPPSARISCSPTEVTVGETVECTASGSSDPNGDISTFEWRFEDGTTGYGERVTHSFDEPGTYSVELDLTDETDRTASATAEISVTEKNEKPNAQISYSPAHLERGDTVTFDASDSTDPDGSVSEYKWVFDGTVKRGETVQYSVENTGDYTVELVVMDGDGGSDTAAQSLSVRRRPTADFDFTPKQPSSGQSVSFTAEQDARVERYEWDFDGDGEYDARGRKVTHDFDSPGKYSVQLHVVGKGDMENTATKIVTVQQNAYFQLTADRATVETGNGTAVVMFSVSNHVNDRPLQVKLELDLPDEGVSIQSVAGESPVSRKATDFFTVEAGADESFRVRLQVNEPGTYDIGGKAVYYFGEQEDRRSRSVGPITVRTKGAVQDAGNSEAKADDLGGQGSTPGFGPGVTVAGLVVAVWVAAKRRS from the coding sequence ATGATGGGGAATCGACCGAGAACGGGACTCGCGACGATAACCGCGGTACTACTCGTGACGACCGCCGTCGCGGGTGCGACAGCAGTCGGTAGCACCTCGCTGGTACAGTCCGCCGAGGCCTCAGCGGTGCAGTCCGCCGAGAGCATCGACGCACGCATACTGAACTTCAACCAACAGACGGGGTCGTTCGAGGAGGGCGAGACCGTCAGAGCGGAAGTGGAGGTACGCAACACCGGCGATAGCAGGCACACCTTCTTCGTCGGGTACGGCGTCCGTGGTCCCGACGGGAACTGGTACAACAACGACGACCAGACCGGGACGACGGTGACGCTCGACCCGAACGAGCGCGAGTGGGTGACGCTCAGTTGGACCGTCGAGTCGGACGCTCCCTACGGGTGGTACGACGCGAGAACGTCGGTCTGGGCCGAGAGCGACCGTAACGACCTCCACACTCGACTCGCCGACGAGAGTCGGGGCAGCGCCTTCGAGGTGGTCGAACCCACGAACCAACCCCCGGACGCCGAAATACAGTGTACGGACACCGAGGTGGCGGTCGGCGACACGGTGACCTGCACGGCGGACCGTTCGAGCGACACCGACGGGTCGGTCACGTCCTACCAGTGGGAGTTCGGAGGACAGGACACCGACTACGGTGAGACCGCGTCCCACGCCTTCGACCGGAGCGGTCTCTACTCGGTCGAACTGACGGTGACCGACGACGATGGCGCGACCGACAGGACCTCCGTGACGGTCAGCGTCGAAGACACGACCGACCCGCCGTCGGCGTCGCTGAGTTGTACTCCCACCGAAGTGACGGTAGGCGAGCGCGTCGAGTGCACCGCGTCGGGGTCGAGCGACCCCAACGGCGACATCTCGACGTTCGACTGGACCTTCGGCGACGGAACGAGCGAATCCGGCGAGTACGTCGGTCACACCTTCGACGAGGCGGGGACCTACACCGTCGAACTCGACGTGACGGACGAGACCGGCGCGACCGACACTGCCACGGGGACGATACGCGTCGAGAGCGCCGCCGAACCGCCGTCGGCGTCGCTGAGTTGTACTCCCACCCGAGTGACCGCGGGTGAGACCGTCGAGTGCACCGCGTCGGGGTCGAGCGACCCCAACGGCGACATCTCGACGTTCGACTGGACCTTCGGCGACGGAACCGGCGACTCCGGGACGTACGCCAGTCACGCCTTCGACGAGGCGGGGACCTACACCGTCGAACTCGACGTAGCAGACGAGACGGGCGCGACCGATACCGTCTCCGAGACGATTCGCGTCGAAGCGGCGGCCGAGCCGCCGTCGGCCCGAATCTCGTGCAGTCCCACCGAGGTGACGGTGGGCGAGACCGTCGAGTGCACCGCGTCTGGGTCGAGCGACCCCAACGGCGACATCTCGACGTTCGAATGGCGTTTCGAGGACGGGACCACCGGTTACGGCGAGCGCGTCACCCACAGTTTCGACGAACCGGGAACGTACAGCGTCGAACTAGACCTCACCGACGAGACCGACCGCACGGCCAGCGCGACCGCCGAGATTTCCGTGACGGAGAAGAACGAGAAGCCGAACGCGCAGATTTCCTACTCACCGGCGCACCTCGAACGCGGCGACACGGTGACGTTCGACGCGAGCGACTCGACGGACCCCGACGGGAGCGTCAGCGAGTACAAGTGGGTGTTCGACGGCACCGTGAAACGCGGGGAGACGGTCCAGTACAGCGTCGAGAACACCGGCGACTACACCGTCGAGCTCGTGGTGATGGACGGAGACGGCGGGTCGGACACCGCGGCCCAGTCGCTCTCGGTCCGGCGTCGGCCCACCGCCGACTTCGATTTCACGCCGAAACAGCCCAGTTCGGGACAGAGCGTCTCATTCACAGCGGAGCAGGACGCGCGCGTCGAGCGGTACGAGTGGGACTTCGACGGCGACGGTGAGTACGACGCTCGCGGTCGGAAGGTGACCCACGACTTCGACTCGCCCGGCAAGTACTCGGTGCAACTCCACGTCGTCGGGAAGGGCGACATGGAGAACACGGCGACGAAGATAGTCACCGTCCAGCAGAACGCCTACTTCCAATTGACCGCCGACCGCGCGACGGTCGAGACCGGGAACGGGACCGCGGTCGTGATGTTCAGCGTCTCGAACCACGTCAACGACCGTCCACTACAAGTCAAACTCGAACTCGACCTGCCCGACGAGGGCGTCTCGATACAGAGCGTCGCGGGCGAGTCGCCGGTGAGTCGGAAGGCTACCGACTTCTTCACGGTCGAGGCGGGCGCGGACGAGAGCTTCAGGGTCCGCCTGCAGGTGAACGAACCCGGGACGTACGACATCGGCGGAAAGGCGGTCTACTACTTCGGCGAGCAGGAGGACCGCAGGAGTCGCAGCGTCGGTCCCATCACCGTGCGGACGAAAGGCGCGGTACAGGACGCCGGCAACAGCGAGGCGAAGGCCGACGACCTCGGCGGGCAAGGGAGCACGCCCGGATTCGGTCCGGGCGTCACGGTCGCCGGACTGGTCGTCGCGGTCTGGGTCGCGGCGAAGCGACGTTCGTAG
- a CDS encoding right-handed parallel beta-helix repeat-containing protein, whose product MVSKSRRRKSVLLIGIVLVSVASASTPTAALPQSSGLDAPSVDVPEVLEGVSFSLTTATIVVDSDGSGDYRTIQAAVDNASAGDTVRIEPGVYAESVRISKPLDVRAPNGATLDGSSLSSSADGVRLYNDAKVSISGITVTGYDNAILANGVGRNVSLSDVTLKQNRRGLYVDDTYSRWEIHDSVVKNNSLVAIQTSSSSLGNATANYWGRSDGPTKGQCRGDVDCGYFLSSPSDSVSVPADRTGTYVVANDGSKPYATIQDAIQAAPSRATVEVRPGTYTESVQVRQPLSLVAPDGATLNGSARRSSADGVRLYNDANVTVSGFTVEGWDEGVRADNVDSEFLIENVVLRQNQDGLYVEETYNRWDIQHSEIYNNSHTGVRSADHLGDATENYWGRADGPTRAQCRGDVDCGYFLSSPTDSVSVPSNRTGTYVVANDGSKPYATMQDAIQAAPSHATVEVRPGTYTESVQVKQPLSLVAPDGATLNGSARRSSADGVRLYNDANVTVSGFTVERWDDGIRADNVNTRFLVENVVLRQNQDGLYVEETYNRWDIQHSEIYNNSNAGVRSADHLGDATQNYWGQSDGPTRGQCRGEADCGYFLSSPTDSVSVPSNRTGTYVVANDGSKPYATVQDAIRAAPARATVEVRPGTYSESVRLSKPLSLVAPDGATLNGSTRNSGVDGIRLYNDANVTVSGFTVEGWDHGIDAYNVDSGFLIENVVLRQNRDGLYVDDTYNGWDIQHSEIYNNSNAGVRGVSSQLGDVTRTTGASPTGRSEHSAAATWTAATSCPVQPIRSQFRPTGREPTSWRTTEPNRTPRFRTRFGPPRAVRRSPFAAARTWSRFESASRSR is encoded by the coding sequence ATGGTCTCGAAATCACGAAGACGGAAGAGCGTACTTCTTATCGGAATCGTCCTCGTCTCGGTAGCCTCGGCATCGACGCCCACCGCGGCGCTTCCGCAGTCGAGCGGACTCGACGCGCCGAGCGTAGACGTCCCCGAGGTCCTCGAAGGGGTCTCGTTCTCGCTGACGACGGCCACCATCGTCGTCGATTCCGACGGGTCGGGGGACTATCGAACGATTCAGGCCGCCGTCGATAACGCGAGCGCCGGCGACACGGTCCGGATAGAACCGGGGGTGTACGCCGAATCGGTGCGAATCTCGAAGCCCCTCGACGTCCGCGCACCGAACGGCGCGACGCTCGACGGGTCGTCGCTGAGCAGTTCCGCGGACGGGGTTCGCCTCTACAACGACGCCAAGGTCTCTATCTCGGGAATCACGGTTACGGGGTACGACAACGCGATACTCGCGAACGGCGTCGGCCGGAACGTCTCTCTCTCCGACGTCACGCTGAAACAGAATCGTCGGGGTCTCTACGTGGACGACACGTACAGTCGCTGGGAAATCCACGACAGTGTCGTCAAGAACAACAGTCTCGTCGCTATCCAGACCAGCAGTTCCTCGCTGGGAAACGCGACGGCTAACTACTGGGGCCGGTCCGACGGCCCGACGAAGGGGCAATGCCGGGGCGACGTGGACTGCGGCTACTTCCTCTCCAGTCCGTCCGATTCGGTGTCCGTGCCCGCGGACCGAACCGGGACCTACGTCGTGGCCAACGACGGGTCGAAACCCTACGCCACGATACAGGACGCGATTCAGGCCGCTCCGTCCCGCGCGACCGTGGAAGTTCGACCCGGCACCTACACCGAATCGGTGCAGGTCAGGCAACCGCTCTCGCTCGTCGCACCCGACGGCGCGACCCTCAACGGGTCGGCTCGGAGGTCGAGCGCCGACGGGGTCCGCCTCTACAACGACGCCAACGTCACCGTCTCCGGGTTCACCGTCGAAGGATGGGACGAGGGCGTCCGCGCCGACAACGTCGATAGCGAGTTCCTGATAGAGAACGTCGTCCTCCGGCAGAATCAGGACGGTCTCTACGTCGAAGAGACGTACAACAGGTGGGACATCCAGCATAGCGAGATTTACAATAACTCCCACACCGGCGTCCGTAGCGCCGACCACCTCGGCGACGCCACCGAGAACTACTGGGGCCGGGCCGACGGTCCCACGAGAGCGCAGTGCCGCGGCGACGTGGACTGCGGCTACTTCCTGTCGTCGCCCACCGACTCCGTCTCGGTCCCGTCGAACCGAACGGGGACCTACGTCGTGGCGAACGACGGCTCGAAGCCCTACGCCACGATGCAGGACGCGATTCAGGCCGCCCCGTCCCACGCCACCGTCGAAGTCCGGCCCGGTACTTACACCGAGTCGGTGCAGGTCAAACAACCGCTCTCGCTCGTGGCACCCGACGGCGCGACCCTCAACGGGTCGGCTCGGAGGTCGAGCGCCGACGGGGTTCGCCTTTACAACGACGCCAACGTCACCGTCTCCGGATTCACCGTCGAACGCTGGGACGACGGCATCCGTGCCGACAACGTGAACACTCGATTCCTCGTCGAGAACGTCGTCCTCCGGCAGAATCAGGACGGTCTCTACGTCGAAGAGACGTACAATCGCTGGGACATCCAGCACAGCGAGATTTACAACAACTCCAACGCCGGCGTCCGTAGCGCCGACCACCTCGGCGACGCCACCCAAAATTACTGGGGTCAGTCCGACGGCCCGACCCGCGGGCAGTGCCGCGGCGAGGCGGACTGCGGCTACTTCCTGTCGTCGCCCACCGACTCCGTCTCGGTCCCGTCGAACCGAACGGGGACCTACGTCGTGGCGAACGACGGCTCGAAGCCCTACGCCACGGTACAGGACGCCATCCGGGCCGCACCCGCTCGTGCGACTGTCGAAGTTCGACCCGGCACGTATTCGGAATCCGTTCGACTGAGCAAACCGCTCTCGCTCGTCGCGCCCGACGGCGCGACCCTGAACGGGTCCACCCGGAACTCCGGTGTTGACGGAATCAGGCTCTACAACGACGCAAACGTCACCGTCTCCGGGTTCACGGTCGAAGGATGGGACCACGGCATCGACGCCTACAACGTCGATAGTGGGTTCCTGATAGAGAACGTCGTCCTCCGGCAGAACCGAGACGGTCTCTACGTGGACGACACGTACAACGGGTGGGATATCCAACACAGCGAGATTTACAACAACTCCAACGCCGGCGTCCGCGGCGTCTCCTCACAACTCGGTGACGTCACGAGAACTACTGGGGCCAGTCCGACGGGCCGCTCCGAGCACAGTGCCGCGGCGACGTGGACTGCGGCTACTTCCTGTCCAGTCCAACCGATTCGGTCACAGTTCCGTCCGACCGGACGGGAACCTACGTCGTGGCGAACGACGGAACCGAACCGTACGCCACGATTCAGGACGCGATTCGGGCCGCCCCGAGCGGTGAGACGGTCACCGTTCGCGGCGGCACGTACTTGGAGTCGATTCGAATCAGCAAGCCGCTCACGCTGA